A DNA window from Gigantopelta aegis isolate Gae_Host chromosome 4, Gae_host_genome, whole genome shotgun sequence contains the following coding sequences:
- the LOC121372597 gene encoding four-jointed box protein 1-like has translation MRLVLVIMTGIGFTLGILIGLFIQLPVGTLPADTVFVDDADSGGRYRRSLADVAHVERRFVNSDRRAGFHRVPLGSAEQQNTILLSDPIIGLKPIVPLTNNVNDVDSILHGTNKSFRDGRSNQVRSGLRKGQRTDGKQHGRESQFNGDGLDFKHRVRGTHTDNAESIEKGLAADSDAENKQARQSLSVRIKVHGAAKPNINMKNSNTKKESALSDSDKHMNSDEFSELLRAYSGIYWNSNFTQSCPTGFTGADSREWKKKTDDLQIVKVEEGCGRMQNRLLTFSDASRACARYRLNVDQIQGEIYSYYLAKLLNITNLAPTLLLGVNSLDDKWKAVHLDLVESQWADDKVVILTQWVTGLSPAYIPHLLQKDDRRLHPTDDILLGKNKNELCELVQWSDLIVFDYLTANLDRVVNNMFNKQWNDQMMSNPAHNLEQTSDGSLLFLDNESGLFHGYRLLDKYADFHKQLLNSLCVFRESTVQRVRELYHNGNIGEELHKLFSQNDKLHLKVPDIPEKNIKILKHRLEDVYNQITQCDSQYGR, from the coding sequence ATGAGGCTAGTGCTTGTTATCATGACGGGAATAGGTTTCACTCTCGGAATACTCATCGGACTGTTCATCCAGCTGCCAGTCGGCACCCTCCCAGCAGACACCGTGTTCGTAGATGACGCGGACAGCGGCGGTCGCTATCGTCGTTCGCTTGCTGATGTCGCCCACGTTGAGAGGAGATTTGTGAACTCGGACAGGAGAGCCGGCTTCCACAGAGTCCCGCTAGGATCCGCGGAACAACAAAACACGATTTTACTCTCTGATCCGATAATCGGACTAAAGCCTATTGTGCCTCTTACAAACAACGTGAACGACGTGGATTCCATTCTTCACGGTACAAACAAAAGTTTTAGAGATGGACGCTCTAACCAGGTCAGGTCTGGATTACGTAAAGGCCAACGGACAGACGGAAAGCAGCATGGTAGGGAATCCCAGTTTAATGGCGATGGTTTAGACTTTAAACATAGGGTACGGGGAACCCACACAGATAACGCCGAGTCTATAGAGAAAGGATTAGCAGCAGATAGTGATGCCGAAAACAAACAAGCTAGGCAGTCGCTCTCTGTTCGGATCAAAGTCCACGGCGCTGCCAAGccaaatattaatatgaaaaatagcAATACTAAAAAGGAGTCGGCATTAAGTGATTCTGATAAACATATGAATTCTGACGAGTTTTCCGAATTGCTGAGAGCATATTCTGGTATTTATTGGAATTCAAATTTCACACAGTCGTGTCCAACAGGCTTTACAGGTGCGGATTCCAGAGAATGGAAGAAGAAAACTGACGATCTCCAGATTGTGAAAGTGGAGGAAGGTTGCGGAAGAATGCAGAATCGTCTGCTAACATTCAGTGATGCGTCGAGAGCATGTGCGAGGTATAGGCTAAACGTGGATCAAATACAGGGCGagatttattcatattacctCGCCAAACTTCTCAATATTACAAACCTGGCCCCAACCTTGCTGCTCGGTGTGAATTCTTTGGATGACAAGTGGAAAGCCGTGCACCTGGATTTGGTCGAGTCGCAGTGGGCAGACGACAAGGTTGTGATCTTAACACAGTGGGTTACTGGTCTTTCTCCAGCCTACATTCCACATCTGTTGCAGAAGGACGACAGAAGACTTCACCCTACAGACGATATTCTGTTGGGCAAGAATAAAAACGAGTTGTGCGAATTGGTGCAGTGGTCAGATCTAATAGTGTTTGACTACCTGACTGCTAACTTGGACCGCGTTGTGAATAACATGTTTAACAAACAGTGGAATGATCAGATGATGAGTAATCCAGCTCACAACTTAGAACAAACTTCAGATGGAAGTCTGCTCTTTCTGGACAACGAGTCGGGGTTGTTTCATGGATACAGACTGTTAGACAAATACGCCGATTTTCATAAACAGTTGTTAAACTCCTTGTGTGTGTTCAGAGAAAGTACTGTTCAGAGGGTGAGGGAGTTGTACCACAATGGTAATATAGGAGAGGAACTCCACAAGTTATTTTCTCAGAATGACAAACTTCATTTAAAAGTGCCAGACATTCCtgagaaaaatataaaaattctcAAGCATCGGTTAGAGGACGTTTATAACCAAATTACACAATGTGATTCCCAGTATGGAAGATAG